Proteins encoded by one window of Tunturibacter psychrotolerans:
- a CDS encoding HAD family hydrolase codes for MRSSSNIKIKTIFWDVGGVLLTNGWDRGQRKEVLTRLGVDLADYESRHEEANYFWERGLSTAEHFFNLTVLNQNPNITFSELWPQVCAESKILHPESLDILGKLGTSSRYKLATLNNESRELNEHRLDAFRLRPFFDYFICSGYVHEMKPHPEIYRAAIEISGHLAETALFIDDNVENCIAAGSLGMRAIRFESPTQLRDELAQLGLRAA; via the coding sequence GTGAGATCTTCCTCGAACATCAAGATCAAGACGATCTTCTGGGATGTAGGTGGGGTTTTGCTTACTAATGGGTGGGATAGAGGCCAGCGGAAGGAAGTTTTGACCAGGCTCGGCGTGGATCTGGCCGATTACGAGTCGCGTCATGAAGAAGCGAACTACTTCTGGGAGCGAGGGCTTTCAACGGCTGAGCACTTCTTCAATCTGACTGTTCTGAATCAAAACCCAAATATCACGTTCAGTGAATTGTGGCCGCAGGTCTGCGCTGAAAGCAAGATCCTTCATCCGGAGAGCTTAGACATTCTTGGGAAGCTCGGCACTTCGAGCCGGTATAAGCTGGCGACGCTGAACAATGAAAGCCGCGAACTGAATGAGCACCGGCTGGATGCTTTTCGACTGAGGCCTTTCTTTGACTATTTCATCTGCTCCGGTTACGTGCATGAGATGAAGCCGCATCCTGAAATCTATCGCGCAGCGATCGAGATCTCGGGTCATCTGGCGGAGACCGCTCTTTTTATCGATGACAACGTTGAAAACTGTATTGCCGCGGGATCTCTCGGCATGCGGGCGATTCGCTTTGAATCACCAACTCAGCTCAGAGATGAGCTTGCACAACTCGGTCTACGCGCCGCATAA